From the Vibrio alginolyticus NBRC 15630 = ATCC 17749 genome, one window contains:
- a CDS encoding Rsd/AlgQ family anti-sigma factor: MVMLRKFKQTQDQWGGSSDVIDHWLETRQSLIVEYCKLAALQPCSKTNVIELPSPSELQDFCQHLVDYISEGHFKIYDMVMDRWKATGFVVTNEINQTYGQIVLTTEPLLNFNDKYSEVTEDDELNDFDSDMCLIGEILETRFEVEDYLIQQIAESLSMPPGA; the protein is encoded by the coding sequence ATGGTCATGCTAAGAAAATTCAAACAAACACAAGACCAGTGGGGTGGCTCAAGTGATGTCATTGATCACTGGTTAGAGACACGACAATCCCTGATTGTTGAATATTGTAAGCTTGCAGCGCTGCAACCTTGTTCGAAAACCAATGTTATTGAACTCCCATCTCCTTCCGAACTGCAGGATTTCTGTCAGCACCTCGTTGATTACATCTCCGAAGGCCACTTTAAAATTTATGACATGGTTATGGACCGTTGGAAAGCAACCGGCTTTGTCGTGACTAATGAGATCAATCAAACCTATGGTCAAATTGTTCTAACGACTGAACCATTATTGAACTTTAACGATAAGTACTCAGAAGTGACTGAAGATGATGAATTAAATGATTTCGATTCTGATATGTGTCTCATTGGGGAAATTCTTGAGACTCGCTTTGAAGTCGAGGACTATCTGATACAGCAAATCGCAGAAAGCCTGTCTATGCCACCTGGGGCTTAG
- the nudC gene encoding NAD(+) diphosphatase has protein sequence MLRKGDVNRAINAYWCVVAGSEIWLVDGAVPFGSAEQLSLPVTSARPIGEYSGSPVMWLNLADLEHDLPLVSLRDCLHFPEPLFMLLSKAVQYGHMTQSLRFCPQCGGRNFLNNNQLAMQCGECRTLHYPRIFPCIIVAVRKENQILLAQHPRHRNGMYTVIAGFLEVGETLEECVAREIHEETGILVKNIRYFGSQPWAFPSSMMMGFLADYESGELSPDYTELSDAQWFGIDEMPPVAPKGTIARALIEQTLKDIDSNYLINR, from the coding sequence ATGTTAAGAAAAGGTGATGTTAACCGCGCGATAAATGCATACTGGTGTGTTGTTGCAGGAAGTGAAATTTGGCTGGTGGATGGTGCTGTGCCCTTCGGGTCTGCAGAGCAGTTATCACTGCCAGTAACGAGTGCAAGACCCATTGGTGAGTATTCTGGTTCGCCCGTCATGTGGCTTAACTTGGCCGATTTAGAGCATGATCTACCTTTAGTATCCCTGCGTGACTGCCTGCATTTTCCTGAGCCATTATTTATGTTGTTAAGTAAAGCTGTGCAATATGGGCACATGACGCAAAGTTTGCGCTTTTGTCCACAGTGCGGAGGAAGAAACTTTCTTAATAATAACCAGTTAGCCATGCAGTGTGGTGAATGTCGCACCCTTCATTATCCTAGAATATTTCCGTGTATTATCGTTGCTGTACGTAAAGAAAATCAGATCTTATTAGCCCAACATCCAAGGCATCGAAATGGTATGTATACGGTTATTGCGGGTTTTCTAGAAGTCGGTGAGACATTAGAAGAGTGCGTGGCTCGAGAAATTCATGAAGAAACGGGAATTCTCGTTAAAAATATTCGTTACTTTGGCAGCCAGCCTTGGGCTTTCCCATCCAGTATGATGATGGGGTTTTTAGCTGATTATGAATCCGGAGAGTTAAGCCCAGACTACACTGAGCTGTCTGATGCACAATGGTTTGGTATCGACGAGATGCCGCCTGTTGCGCCTAAAGGAACGATTGCAAGAGCACTTATCGAACAAACGCTGAAAGATATAGACTCTAATTATCTGATAAATAGATAA